One Malus domestica chromosome 11, GDT2T_hap1 genomic region harbors:
- the LOC103447591 gene encoding cation/H(+) antiporter 4: MATHTATNLTSSETRVTECTEFPPNVHSPGLYSGNYTDRDHQMYTLPNLEIQMVLIFIITQAFYYVFRYFGVPRFSCQIITGIILSPTLLGHYNFFKNFLFNVNSQESLGLLAELGYGLFMFLVGVKMDLGMIKRTGKKGLYTGVACVVAPLLVSMAVQATLNAKMFSLTRHEQFELPFVTQLHSITPFPVVACLLEELKILNSEIGRLGMSAALVSDMISVFLQFMGQVARIGKVSIEPRDMITAIAIAVGYVTIVIIIIRPIMLWMIRQTPENRPVKKGYVNMTIILVLLSGLFSHLYGQGFYFGPFIFGLAVPAGPPLGSAIEEKLNMFVSDVLLPIFVTTSAMRTNFWSLDHFLTDQFAQINGILMLVALVTKFIASLTVPLYCKMPFVDALSIAFILSCKGIVNLASYTDFRDSQDISESAFALAMTSVIVTATLMPILVNFLYDPSRKYAGYQRRNMMHSKPNSELRILACIHRSANMPALINLLDAACPSRDNPIAVYVLHLIELVGRASPIFISHQMQKKSTSNTSYSDNVILYFNHFLRENLGAVSLSIFTAISPPKYMHEDICTLALDKLCSLIVLPFHRRWSMDGSVESEDNSVRNLNCSVLERAPCSVGILVDRGHLGQSTSIVAPESSFSVAIIFLGGKDDREALSFAKRMANDSTISLTVIRLVAANSVACTDWDSVLDTEEMKGFRYNDVGEGFVIYLEEVVKDGPQTALVLRSMVDEFDLIIVGRRHMVQSQQTAGLSEWSEFPELGTLGDLLASPDINCRASILVIQQQRMMT, translated from the exons ATGGCGACTCATACGGCGACCAACCTAACCAGTTCGGAAACGAGAGTTACTGAGTGTACCGAGTTCCCTCCTAACGTTCATTCGCCAGGCCTGTACTCGGGAAACTACACAGATAGGGATCATCAGATGTATACCCTTCCAAATCTGGAGATACAGatggttttaatttttatcatcACCCAAGCCTTCTATTACGTTTTTCGCTATTTTGGAGTTCCAAGGTTCAGCTGCCAAATTATA ACCGGCATAATCCTCAGCCCCACACTCCTTGGGCACTACAATTTCTTCAAGAACTTCTTGTTTAATGTAAACAGCCAAGAATCACTTGGTCTTCTGGCTGAGTTGGGTTATGGGCTCTTTATGTTTCTAGTTGGAGTGAAAATGGATTTGGGAATGATAAAAAGGACAGGGAAAAAAGGCTTGTACACTGGTGTTGCATGCGTCGTGGCGCCTTTGCTAGTCAGTATGGCTGTCCAAGCCACGCTCAACGCTAAAATGTTCAGCCTAACCCGTCACGAACAGTTCGAACTTCCATTCGTAACTCAGTTACATTCAATTACTCCATTTCCGGTTGTGGCTTGCCTTCTTGAGGAGCTGAAAATTCTGAATTCGGAGATTGGTCGATTAGGCATGTCTGCCGCATTAGTCAGTGACATGATCAGTGTGTTCCTTCAATTTATGGGGCAGGTTGCTAGAATTGGAAAAGTGTCTATTGAACCAAGGGACATGATAACAGCCATAGCAATAGCCGTTGGCTATGTTACCATTGTTATTATCATAATTCGACCAATAATGTTGTGGATGATCAGGCAGACCCCGGAAAATAGGCCTGTCAAGAAAGGCTATGTCAATATGACCATCATCCTTGTGCTCCTGTCCGGCCTGTTTTCGCATCTTTATGGTCAGGGTTTTTATTTCGGCCCTTTTATATTTGGTTTGGCTGTTCCAGCCGGACCACCATTGGGATCAGCTATTGAAGAAAAGCTCAACATGTTCGTTTCTGATGTGTTGCTTCCCATCTTTGTGACTACAAGTGCTATGAGGACAAATTTTTGGTCCCTTGACCATTTCTTAACTGACCAATTTGCACAAATCAATGGAATCCTCATGCTCGTCGCTCTCGTGACCAAATTCATAGCCAGTCTGACTGTTCCCTTGTACTGCAAAATGCCCTTCGTTGATGCATTATCAATTGCTTTCATTTTGTCCTGCAAAGGCATTGTCAACCTTGCCTCCTATACCGACTTCAGAGACAGTCAG GACATCAGTGAATCAGCATTTGCTTTGGCGATGACTAGCGTCATCGTGACTGCGACTCTTATGCCCATCCTGGTGAATTTCTTGTATGATCCTTCAAGAAAATACGCCGGCTACCAGAGAAGGAATATGATGCATTCGAAACCCAATTCTGAGCTCAGAATACTTGCTTGCATTCATAGGTCAGCTAACATGCCTGCACTCATCAATCTACTTGATGCAGCATGTCCATCTAGAGACAACCCGATTGCTGTTTATGTTCTTCATCTCATTGAATTAGTGGGCAGAGCCTCTCCTATTTTTATCTCCCACCAAATGCAGAAAAAATCTACTTCCAATACTTCATACTCGGACAATGTCATTCTTTACTTCAATCACTTTCTTAGAGAAAATCTTGGTGCTGTATCTTTAAGCATCTTCACTGCAATCTCTCCACCAAAATACATGCATGAAGACATATGCACCCTAGCATTGGACAAACTTTGTTCACTAATTGTGCTCCCATTTCACCGAAGATGGTCAATGGACGGGTCAGTGGAATCAGAAGACAATAGCGTAAGGAACCTGAATTGCAGTGTCTTAGAAAGAGCCCCATGTTCAGTTGGAATCCTTGTAGACCGCGGCCATTTAGGACAGTCCACCTCCATTGTTGCACCCGAGTCATCCTTCTCTGTGGCTATAATCTTCTTGGGAGGGAAAGACGACAGGGAAGCATTGTCATTTGCCAAGAGAATGGCAAACGACTCCACAATAAGCCTAACAGTGATCCGACTTGTTGCCGCAAACTCTGTAGCTTGTACGGATTGGGATAGTGTACTTGATACCGAGGAAATGAAGGGCTTTAGATATAACGATGTGGGTGAGGGTTTTGTGATATACTTGGAGGAGGTTGTGAAAGATGGGCCTCAGACGGCTTTAGTGCTTCGGTCTATGGTGGATGAGTTTGACCTAATTATAGTTGGGAGAAGGCATATGGTGCAGTCCCAGCAG